The following proteins are co-located in the Pontiella desulfatans genome:
- a CDS encoding TonB-dependent receptor plug domain-containing protein translates to MKPFLPALFLTSCCLADFADLRTIEHGLREDPGVVVNSQGKAQHDLSIRGSGYTGAGVSLNGLNLKVPYSAHFGSELPLPGNLFLEPEVRTGLDNASGSLAGTVAYTTAPREEQTQDSMGLGSKEQYQATLFGSSEYFGGVIDWEKARKIDHGKNDLEREDTGIFVQFPAGGWVFDILSTLRTKEFGAQGYYGIPKQVYAEQRTDDFLTFFSATKGELDDAFFRTSASLREFDDEYAIPSELFTNEVVSRHGAVMAEGRTLEIQHIALNLRGDLEYERISGDVGTHDRLRGSVMVLPEVRFERVVFKAGLNSVFQSDESAEWLPLAGIDWLASDNGTVYASYSETERQPDYETLYYNGPYRTGNPLLEQQHSQNTELGFRQFLSASLDWKIAGFHRRMDHASDWIGGVATDLGTLKVAGIDTGIGFYPTENVRLTAYYQWVHKDNELTGGLYETDYPEHLLNLSAQWRFLDEYTLQFAQTTRWQTENPARTGSDFGAEASLGLHWEPRFANNVRLSFLVDNLWGSNFEAIPGLEPRPTTASAGMAVRW, encoded by the coding sequence ATGAAGCCGTTTCTTCCCGCACTGTTCCTTACTTCCTGTTGCCTAGCCGACTTCGCCGACCTGCGGACGATCGAGCACGGGCTGCGGGAGGACCCCGGGGTCGTGGTCAACTCCCAAGGGAAGGCGCAGCACGATCTTTCGATCCGGGGCAGTGGCTACACCGGGGCGGGCGTATCGCTCAACGGGCTGAACCTGAAGGTTCCCTATTCTGCGCACTTCGGTTCCGAGCTCCCCCTGCCGGGAAACCTTTTTTTGGAACCGGAGGTCCGGACCGGGCTGGACAATGCATCCGGGAGCCTGGCCGGAACGGTGGCCTACACCACCGCGCCCCGCGAAGAGCAGACGCAAGACTCGATGGGCCTGGGAAGCAAGGAGCAATACCAAGCCACGCTGTTCGGAAGCTCGGAATATTTTGGCGGCGTCATCGACTGGGAAAAGGCACGCAAGATCGACCATGGAAAGAACGACCTGGAGCGGGAGGACACGGGCATCTTTGTTCAGTTTCCCGCGGGCGGCTGGGTGTTCGACATCCTGTCTACCCTACGGACGAAGGAGTTCGGCGCACAAGGCTATTACGGGATTCCCAAGCAGGTGTATGCCGAACAGCGCACCGACGATTTCCTGACTTTTTTCAGCGCCACCAAAGGCGAGCTGGACGATGCCTTTTTCCGCACCAGCGCCAGCCTGCGCGAGTTCGATGACGAATATGCGATTCCTTCGGAGCTGTTTACCAACGAGGTCGTTTCCCGCCACGGCGCGGTTATGGCCGAGGGGCGGACGCTTGAGATCCAGCACATTGCACTCAACCTCCGGGGCGATCTGGAATATGAACGCATAAGCGGGGATGTTGGAACCCACGACCGGCTGCGCGGATCGGTGATGGTATTGCCGGAGGTCCGGTTCGAACGCGTGGTTTTCAAGGCGGGGTTGAATTCGGTGTTCCAATCCGATGAAAGTGCCGAGTGGCTCCCGCTGGCGGGCATCGACTGGCTTGCATCGGACAACGGCACGGTCTACGCGTCCTATTCCGAAACCGAGCGCCAACCGGATTACGAAACGCTGTATTACAACGGGCCCTACCGCACCGGGAACCCCCTGCTCGAGCAGCAGCACTCGCAGAATACGGAGCTGGGTTTCCGCCAGTTTCTTTCCGCAAGCCTGGATTGGAAGATCGCCGGGTTCCATCGACGGATGGACCATGCATCGGACTGGATAGGCGGGGTGGCGACCGACCTCGGCACGCTGAAGGTGGCCGGCATCGATACGGGCATCGGCTTTTATCCAACGGAAAACGTGCGCCTGACGGCCTACTACCAGTGGGTGCACAAAGACAACGAGCTCACCGGAGGTCTCTACGAAACCGACTATCCGGAGCACCTGCTGAACCTTTCCGCCCAGTGGCGCTTCCTCGATGAATATACCCTTCAATTCGCCCAAACCACGCGCTGGCAAACCGAGAACCCCGCCCGGACCGGCAGCGATTTTGGAGCCGAGGCGTCGCTGGGCTTGCATTGGGAGCCGCGCTTTGCCAACAATGTCCGCCTTTCGTTCCTGGTGGACAATCTGTGGGGCTCCAACTTCGAGGCCATTCCCGGCCTCGAACCGCGCCCCACCACCGCCTCCGCCGGGATGGCAGTGCGGTGGTAA
- a CDS encoding B12-binding domain-containing radical SAM protein has translation MANSLLLVKSIVGGAEAFFKADEINGYHMVRDLPQPSIPVLSSWLKNKGFRVGIFDLDRGGVAGLLKAAFDYDAVGFYLSFSSHFPVQEATQRLKETLPGKTVIVGGPSLGNLREDFYRLAKAKKTGGRFADYVDFLVYGEGEIALETILRHEGNADEIGAMVDREDPAADGIYCRDSSGKLHLSKKPAVLEDLSLLPIPDFEINEGLIPVAYIETSRGCAYRCPFCEMPAMYETRRTKERDQIEKEINRAYELGFRHMVVTDPSIYPTSRMEMLSELFAGKGIEWTGYARPGTWKGLRPYYAEETLRQAHESGCVSLFFGGESANEGTQKMYGKPHLDVMRETEAMCKRVGIHSCWSFMLLNPNETVADIDRLIELLVEMEPGMVVFGPFSLLPNSRMDQFPERYNLKLKDPDYKLKAPDVYARFANSAGMDKREQVDRLLKKAPWLLRLILKFKLADANYFRCTKTGLDFADGVFQMIRLDAALRERTNIEVGKSNYEMMYESAVRHKTAGS, from the coding sequence ATGGCGAACAGTCTTTTATTGGTCAAATCGATAGTCGGCGGAGCGGAGGCCTTCTTCAAGGCCGACGAAATCAATGGCTACCACATGGTGCGGGATCTTCCGCAACCTTCCATCCCGGTGCTGAGTTCCTGGCTCAAGAACAAGGGGTTCCGCGTTGGCATCTTTGATTTGGATAGGGGCGGGGTCGCGGGCTTGCTGAAGGCCGCGTTCGACTATGATGCCGTCGGGTTCTACCTGAGTTTCTCCAGCCACTTCCCCGTGCAGGAAGCCACCCAGCGCCTGAAGGAAACGCTCCCCGGAAAGACCGTGATCGTCGGGGGGCCGAGCCTCGGGAACCTCCGGGAGGATTTCTACCGTCTCGCAAAGGCCAAAAAAACGGGCGGCCGCTTCGCGGATTACGTCGACTTCCTCGTCTATGGCGAGGGCGAAATTGCCCTGGAAACCATCCTGCGCCACGAAGGCAATGCGGATGAAATCGGAGCCATGGTTGATCGCGAAGATCCTGCGGCGGACGGCATCTATTGCCGCGATTCCTCCGGCAAACTGCACCTTTCAAAAAAACCGGCCGTGCTCGAAGACCTCAGCCTGCTGCCCATCCCCGACTTCGAAATCAATGAAGGCCTGATTCCGGTGGCCTACATCGAGACCTCGCGCGGTTGCGCCTACCGCTGCCCCTTCTGCGAAATGCCCGCCATGTATGAAACACGGCGAACGAAGGAGCGCGACCAGATCGAAAAGGAAATCAACCGGGCATACGAACTCGGCTTCCGCCACATGGTCGTCACCGATCCCTCCATCTACCCCACCTCGCGCATGGAGATGCTCAGCGAACTGTTTGCCGGCAAAGGGATTGAGTGGACGGGCTACGCCCGGCCCGGAACCTGGAAAGGCCTCCGCCCCTACTATGCGGAGGAGACCCTCCGCCAAGCGCACGAAAGCGGTTGCGTCAGCCTCTTCTTCGGAGGCGAAAGCGCGAACGAGGGCACGCAGAAAATGTATGGCAAGCCCCACCTCGACGTCATGCGTGAAACCGAGGCCATGTGCAAGCGCGTCGGCATACATTCCTGCTGGAGCTTCATGCTGCTCAATCCCAACGAAACCGTTGCGGATATCGACCGGCTCATTGAGCTGCTCGTCGAAATGGAGCCGGGCATGGTGGTCTTCGGCCCCTTCTCCCTCCTGCCCAATTCCCGCATGGACCAGTTTCCGGAACGCTACAACCTCAAGCTCAAGGATCCCGACTACAAGCTCAAGGCCCCCGATGTCTACGCCCGGTTTGCAAACAGCGCCGGCATGGACAAGCGGGAGCAGGTCGACCGCTTGTTGAAAAAGGCGCCTTGGCTCCTGCGCCTCATCCTTAAATTCAAACTCGCGGACGCGAACTATTTCCGCTGCACCAAGACCGGCCTTGACTTCGCCGACGGGGTGTTCCAGATGATCCGCCTCGATGCCGCCCTGCGCGAGCGCACCAACATCGAGGTTGGAAAGTCCAACTACGAAATGATGTACGAATCCGCAGTCCGCCACAAAACGGCAGGGAGCTAG
- the rdgC gene encoding recombination-associated protein RdgC, with translation MGFEKGSVSFRMYFASRDLTVEDVDKFAAQALPPLSTLAEEEVHGWVAGRHLLDRTITEENAFLGGYLRLTLTQAKKKVPTSLLQAECAVEEMAVMEAEDKQYLNQQARSEIKKQVKERLLPDMPPQLKGIDFVFDERSHMIYASATSEKQVDAFVLSLMQTTGCGAEPADPDTIAAKAEGVDIQNWGPASFSDELEDGMVDGTAGREFLMWLWYCSEKRDGLVQVPDVGEIAYMVEGPLTFVMEGKGAHEITLKKGQPMLSAELKSALISGKKLKKAKVQFARGEEVFEFTFDADEFIFRSLKLPQTENFDRIGKFQERMVFMEAFRQCFFHLYQEFVKERDDDKTWKKTKEAMRQWVAERPTTA, from the coding sequence ATGGGTTTTGAAAAAGGTTCTGTGAGTTTCCGCATGTATTTCGCGTCGCGCGATTTGACGGTGGAGGATGTTGATAAGTTTGCCGCGCAGGCGCTGCCGCCGTTGAGCACGCTGGCCGAGGAGGAAGTCCACGGCTGGGTGGCCGGCCGCCACCTGCTGGACCGCACCATCACCGAGGAAAACGCCTTTCTCGGCGGCTACCTGCGCCTGACCCTGACGCAGGCCAAGAAAAAGGTGCCCACCTCCCTGCTCCAGGCCGAATGCGCCGTGGAGGAAATGGCCGTGATGGAGGCCGAAGACAAGCAATACCTCAACCAGCAGGCGCGCTCGGAAATCAAGAAGCAGGTCAAGGAACGTCTCCTGCCCGACATGCCGCCCCAACTCAAGGGCATCGATTTTGTCTTCGACGAACGCTCGCACATGATCTATGCCTCGGCCACCTCCGAAAAGCAGGTCGACGCCTTCGTGCTCAGCCTGATGCAAACCACCGGTTGCGGCGCCGAACCGGCCGACCCGGACACGATCGCCGCCAAGGCCGAAGGGGTCGATATCCAAAACTGGGGGCCGGCCAGCTTTTCGGACGAGCTCGAGGACGGCATGGTGGACGGCACCGCCGGCCGCGAATTCCTGATGTGGCTGTGGTATTGCTCCGAAAAACGCGACGGCCTCGTGCAGGTTCCGGACGTGGGCGAGATCGCCTACATGGTCGAAGGGCCGCTGACCTTCGTGATGGAAGGCAAGGGCGCGCACGAGATCACCCTGAAAAAGGGGCAGCCCATGCTTAGCGCCGAACTCAAAAGCGCGCTCATCAGCGGGAAAAAACTGAAGAAGGCCAAGGTCCAGTTTGCCCGCGGCGAAGAGGTGTTCGAGTTCACGTTCGATGCCGACGAGTTCATCTTCCGCAGCCTGAAGCTTCCGCAAACCGAAAACTTCGACCGTATCGGCAAGTTCCAGGAGCGCATGGTCTTCATGGAAGCCTTCCGCCAGTGCTTCTTCCACCTCTACCAGGAGTTCGTCAAGGAACGCGACGACGACAAGACCTGGAAAAAGACCAAGGAAGCCATGCGCCAGTGGGTCGCCGAGCGCCCGACCACGGCGTAA
- a CDS encoding glycerol-3-phosphate acyltransferase, with product MAGKDIICILVAYLLGGICTGYYLVRFKEKLDIRECGSGGVGARNVGRVLGKPGFIVTMLGDSLKGLVAIMLARRFEIAEPAVSLVLVAVIAGHIWPLPLQFRGGRGIATAIGAYLAYDPFIALLLLVLTGVLMVFRRGFILSGLAAFSLLPLVAYAVELPGHTVAALAGASVIILFAHRERLRKAFAQALPPKEA from the coding sequence ATGGCTGGCAAAGACATCATCTGTATCCTGGTCGCCTATCTGCTAGGCGGAATCTGCACCGGTTATTATCTGGTCCGGTTCAAGGAAAAGCTGGATATCCGCGAGTGCGGAAGCGGCGGGGTTGGCGCCCGCAATGTCGGTCGGGTGCTGGGCAAGCCAGGATTCATCGTCACGATGCTGGGCGATTCCCTTAAAGGTCTTGTGGCCATCATGCTCGCCCGTAGGTTCGAGATTGCCGAACCCGCGGTTTCGCTCGTGCTGGTTGCGGTCATTGCCGGCCACATCTGGCCCTTGCCGTTGCAGTTCCGCGGGGGGCGCGGCATTGCGACCGCCATCGGCGCCTATCTCGCCTACGATCCCTTCATTGCCTTGCTGTTGCTCGTGCTCACCGGGGTACTGATGGTGTTCCGCCGCGGATTCATCCTTAGCGGGCTGGCGGCGTTTTCACTTTTGCCGCTGGTGGCCTACGCGGTGGAGCTCCCCGGCCACACGGTGGCTGCCCTGGCCGGCGCTTCGGTCATCATACTTTTCGCGCACCGCGAGCGCCTCCGCAAGGCGTTCGCCCAGGCACTACCCCCCAAGGAGGCATAA
- the bioD gene encoding dethiobiotin synthase, whose product MNGLFITGTDTDIGKTALSALLLAELRRRKINAAPMKPAQTGCEGGVPDLDYSLSMAQMAVSDEDYTNMSPYRFEPACSPHLAAEMAGTEIEISEMVIAARKLASDYEFVIAEGAGGVVVPLNRRETMLDLMQALKFPILLAARPGLGTINHTLLSLRALRSDGLDLAGIVFVASKDQEFTFIEEDNGTTIEQFGKVPVLGTIPYCPQLADPTPNYNDLPIPVVAETEKIVNQLAI is encoded by the coding sequence ATGAACGGACTATTCATCACAGGAACCGACACCGATATAGGCAAAACGGCGCTCAGCGCATTGCTGCTGGCCGAGCTGCGTCGCCGCAAAATCAACGCAGCGCCCATGAAGCCGGCGCAGACGGGTTGCGAAGGCGGCGTTCCGGATTTGGACTATTCGCTTTCGATGGCACAAATGGCCGTGTCCGACGAAGATTACACCAACATGTCGCCCTATCGGTTCGAGCCGGCCTGCTCGCCGCACCTGGCCGCCGAGATGGCCGGGACGGAGATCGAGATTTCGGAGATGGTGATTGCCGCGCGAAAATTGGCTTCCGACTATGAATTCGTCATTGCGGAAGGCGCGGGCGGTGTGGTGGTGCCGCTCAACCGCCGAGAGACGATGCTCGACCTGATGCAGGCGCTCAAGTTCCCCATCCTGCTCGCCGCGCGCCCCGGCCTCGGTACCATCAACCACACGCTGCTCTCCCTCCGCGCATTGCGCTCCGACGGGCTCGATCTTGCCGGCATCGTCTTCGTCGCCAGCAAAGACCAGGAATTCACCTTCATCGAAGAGGACAACGGCACCACCATCGAACAGTTCGGAAAGGTTCCCGTCCTCGGAACCATTCCCTACTGCCCCCAACTCGCCGACCCCACCCCCAACTACAACGACCTCCCCATCCCCGTCGTCGCCGAAACCGAAAAAATCGTGAATCAGCTCGCCATATGA
- a CDS encoding ATP-binding protein — protein MIARQLTSEISEHLDYFPIVAVIGPRQCGKTTLVRSIVENRKSDALYLDLEKPSHLAKLQDPEIFLAQNREKLICLDEIQRRPDLFPILRSLCDESGQPGQFIVLGSASPDLLRQSSESLAGRISYLELTPFMASELDNAKLNDLWFRGGFPRSQLAPSDKLSEAWRQSFTSTFLERDLPQLGIRVPAPNMRRFLQMCAHLHGQLWNASKIGGSLGVTNKTINHYLSILEQTYLLRRLMPLETNLKKRLVKSPKVFFRDSGLLHSLLGIANRTDWFGHPSFGSSWEGFVIENLTASAKDWDPFFFRTAGGAEIDLVLKRGTRLVAVEIKASSAPKIPIGFKNAIEDIAPDKALVVAPVNDPYPVSSTIEVHNLATAIQTIEELGK, from the coding sequence ATGATTGCAAGGCAACTCACTTCCGAAATCAGCGAACATCTGGATTATTTCCCGATCGTCGCCGTGATTGGGCCCCGGCAATGCGGAAAAACCACATTGGTTAGATCCATTGTTGAAAACCGGAAATCGGATGCACTGTATCTCGACCTCGAAAAGCCTTCCCATCTTGCCAAGTTGCAAGATCCGGAAATATTTTTGGCGCAGAACCGGGAAAAGCTGATCTGTCTGGATGAAATCCAACGGCGGCCCGACCTGTTTCCGATTCTGCGCAGCCTGTGCGACGAGAGCGGACAACCGGGACAATTCATCGTACTCGGCTCGGCATCGCCCGACCTGTTGCGGCAAAGCTCGGAATCGCTGGCGGGGCGTATTTCATATCTCGAGTTAACCCCGTTCATGGCGAGCGAATTGGACAACGCCAAACTCAACGATCTTTGGTTCCGCGGCGGCTTTCCGCGCAGCCAACTTGCGCCTTCGGACAAACTGAGCGAAGCTTGGCGGCAATCGTTCACCTCAACGTTTCTCGAACGCGACCTGCCACAACTTGGAATCAGGGTGCCGGCACCCAACATGCGGCGTTTCCTGCAAATGTGCGCCCATCTGCACGGCCAGCTATGGAATGCATCCAAGATTGGCGGGTCTCTGGGCGTTACCAACAAAACGATCAACCATTACCTCTCCATTCTTGAACAAACCTATCTTCTGCGCCGTCTCATGCCACTGGAGACCAACCTAAAAAAACGCCTGGTTAAATCGCCCAAGGTTTTCTTCAGGGACTCCGGTCTTCTTCACAGTCTTTTGGGCATCGCCAACCGTACGGATTGGTTCGGGCATCCGTCGTTTGGATCCTCGTGGGAAGGATTTGTTATCGAAAACCTGACGGCGAGCGCCAAGGATTGGGACCCTTTCTTTTTCCGTACGGCCGGAGGTGCAGAAATCGATCTCGTCCTTAAACGAGGAACCCGTTTGGTTGCAGTGGAAATCAAAGCCTCCTCCGCCCCGAAAATTCCCATTGGCTTCAAAAACGCCATTGAAGACATCGCCCCCGACAAAGCCTTGGTTGTTGCCCCGGTCAATGATCCATATCCGGTATCCTCCACGATCGAGGTTCATAACCTTGCCACCGCCATCCAAACCATCGAGGAGCTAGGCAAATGA
- the bioA gene encoding adenosylmethionine--8-amino-7-oxononanoate transaminase, whose translation MTNKIFHPYTTFSALKNTLPNMVRGEGIYLFDDAGNRYVDIVSSWWACALGHGHPKVVKAIQEQAAVLQHSITGSLTHPNVLALAERLAALMPTPERHSVFASDGCSAVEAAIKIAIQYWYNVGQPEKTWVIGMDQGYHGDSMGALGAGFVDGFHKPFEHAVSHPAKLPFPIDGDFEPGRKVIEAHRGKLAAVIVEPLCLGSAGMKIYPADYLKELADCCAENDVLLIIDEVAMGFGRTGKRFAFNHAGIDPDMVCLGKGLTAGYMPLSACVVKDKLYHTFTDEGEKDCTFYHGNTYAGHPIGCAAALAALDIYEAEGTVERGAEMAKKMKQWMQPMADLECVKELRFLGMIGVVELKPETKPLIPKIKQSLFEQGYLFRPLGTMFYLMPPLVISDDELKAAVYALQQTIEDFCE comes from the coding sequence ATGACCAATAAAATCTTCCATCCCTACACGACGTTTTCCGCCTTGAAAAACACGTTGCCCAACATGGTTCGGGGCGAGGGGATTTATCTTTTCGACGATGCCGGCAACCGGTATGTCGATATCGTCTCGAGCTGGTGGGCGTGCGCCTTGGGGCATGGGCACCCGAAGGTGGTGAAGGCGATCCAGGAGCAGGCGGCGGTTTTGCAGCATTCGATTACCGGCAGCCTGACGCACCCGAACGTATTAGCACTGGCGGAGCGGCTGGCGGCGTTGATGCCGACGCCCGAGCGCCATTCGGTTTTTGCGAGCGACGGGTGCAGCGCGGTGGAGGCGGCGATCAAGATTGCGATCCAGTATTGGTACAACGTCGGCCAGCCGGAAAAGACGTGGGTGATCGGCATGGACCAGGGCTACCACGGCGATTCGATGGGCGCGCTGGGCGCGGGCTTCGTTGATGGCTTCCATAAGCCGTTCGAACATGCGGTGTCGCACCCGGCCAAGCTCCCCTTCCCGATCGACGGCGATTTCGAGCCTGGCCGGAAGGTGATCGAAGCGCACCGCGGCAAGCTGGCGGCGGTGATTGTCGAGCCGCTCTGCCTCGGCTCGGCGGGGATGAAGATCTATCCGGCGGATTATTTGAAAGAGCTGGCCGACTGCTGCGCGGAAAACGACGTGCTGTTGATTATCGACGAAGTGGCGATGGGCTTCGGGCGGACGGGCAAGCGCTTTGCGTTCAACCATGCCGGCATCGATCCCGACATGGTCTGCCTGGGCAAGGGCCTGACCGCCGGCTATATGCCGCTGAGTGCCTGCGTGGTGAAGGACAAGCTATACCACACCTTCACGGATGAAGGTGAAAAGGATTGCACCTTCTACCACGGAAACACCTATGCCGGGCATCCGATCGGCTGCGCCGCCGCACTGGCGGCGCTGGACATCTACGAAGCCGAAGGCACCGTCGAGCGCGGTGCCGAAATGGCGAAAAAGATGAAGCAGTGGATGCAACCCATGGCGGATCTTGAATGCGTGAAGGAGCTGCGCTTTCTCGGCATGATCGGCGTGGTGGAGCTGAAACCGGAAACCAAGCCGCTGATTCCGAAGATCAAGCAGTCGCTCTTTGAGCAGGGTTACCTGTTCCGCCCGCTCGGCACCATGTTCTACCTCATGCCGCCGCTGGTGATTTCGGACGACGAACTGAAAGCGGCCGTCTATGCCCTCCAGCAAACCATCGAGGATTTTTGCGAGTAG
- a CDS encoding helix-turn-helix domain-containing protein: MSWGYYNDYVPVAERRRQALKKMDKLRDGGLDIQPIEPFKTRGIATSFWGKSWCQHLEKFSDYSNRLPRGRNYVRNGSVCHLGIEAETAKAMVSGSEMYELSIHIEPLCPKKWNTIKNECKGKIGSLIELLQGKISDEIMKVVTDRDNGLFPHPSEIRFNCNCPDWAEMCKHVAAAMYGIGVRLDTEPELLFKLRGVNHEELIAVEAAIDGLGAGKRSRRRRTLSEESVANVFGIDLEEEVAESPPPAQPTFEPTAAGIRELRKKLGLSQTKFGHQVDVSQGTVTRWENSTGMLNLQNRHLKRLEALFSETYRT; the protein is encoded by the coding sequence ATGAGCTGGGGATACTACAACGACTATGTGCCCGTTGCCGAACGGCGGCGGCAGGCGCTGAAGAAAATGGACAAGCTGCGGGACGGGGGGCTCGATATCCAGCCGATCGAACCGTTCAAGACACGCGGGATTGCAACGAGCTTCTGGGGCAAGTCGTGGTGCCAGCACCTCGAAAAGTTTTCCGACTATTCCAACCGACTGCCGCGCGGGCGCAACTATGTGCGAAACGGCTCGGTCTGCCACTTGGGCATCGAGGCCGAAACCGCCAAGGCGATGGTCAGCGGTTCGGAAATGTATGAACTCTCCATTCACATCGAACCGCTCTGCCCCAAAAAGTGGAACACCATCAAAAACGAGTGCAAAGGAAAGATCGGCTCGCTGATCGAACTGCTTCAAGGGAAAATCTCCGACGAAATCATGAAGGTGGTCACCGACCGCGACAACGGCCTTTTCCCGCATCCGAGCGAAATCCGCTTCAACTGCAACTGCCCCGACTGGGCGGAGATGTGCAAGCACGTCGCCGCCGCCATGTACGGCATCGGCGTACGGCTCGACACCGAACCCGAGCTGCTCTTCAAGCTGCGTGGCGTCAACCACGAGGAGCTGATCGCCGTCGAAGCCGCCATCGACGGCCTCGGCGCGGGGAAACGCTCGCGCCGCCGACGGACGCTCTCCGAAGAATCCGTCGCGAACGTCTTCGGCATCGATCTCGAAGAAGAGGTGGCCGAATCCCCTCCCCCCGCGCAACCGACTTTCGAGCCGACCGCCGCGGGCATCCGCGAACTGCGCAAAAAGCTCGGCCTTTCCCAAACCAAATTCGGCCATCAAGTCGATGTCAGCCAAGGCACCGTTACCCGCTGGGAAAACAGCACAGGAATGCTGAACCTCCAAAACCGCCATTTAAAAAGACTCGAAGCCCTGTTTAGCGAAACCTATCGAACCTAA
- a CDS encoding GNAT family N-acetyltransferase: MGLLDGFIFKIAEQPWEIEGVHALNYKTFVEEIPQHEPNRDKMLADKFHEQNTYIICVHQEKRILAGMIAFRDERPFSLDRKLDNLDSYLPPDRSLCEIRLLAVEEEFRYTRISQGLIATLVQHAIDCGHDLAVISGTVRQIKLYKFLGFVPFGPLVGTEDAQYQPMYLTLEAYKDLKGRSRSFAKDEPELANDDTLLFNFLPGPVDFAKQVQEVYNEKPCSHRGDAFVKDFQKARGLLCDLTGAQQVEILMGPGTLANDAVAAQLSLLCKTGLILVSGEFGRRLVKNANGAKLFFHTLEIPEGQAFMRHDLEKELRDHPDIEWVWGTHCETSTGVLNDIEMYKQVCGEKGIKLCMDCISSIGTVAVDLSGVYLASGTSGKGLASISGLSMVFHNHDFEPAPDDIPCALDLGLYQQAEGIPFTIQSNLVYALLAALKSHDWEKRFAEVRDWSKSIRRKLAEIDAPILAADACAMPAVITIALPEIHSSETIGDKLKAHGVLISYRSHYLLERNWIQACMMGAEHKPTEKFVRLLKKELKR, encoded by the coding sequence ATGGGTTTGCTCGATGGATTCATCTTCAAGATCGCGGAACAACCTTGGGAAATCGAGGGAGTCCATGCGCTGAACTATAAAACCTTCGTGGAGGAAATCCCGCAGCACGAACCCAACCGCGACAAGATGCTGGCCGATAAATTCCACGAGCAGAACACCTACATCATCTGCGTTCATCAGGAAAAACGAATCCTCGCCGGTATGATCGCCTTTCGCGACGAGCGCCCGTTCTCGCTCGACCGCAAGCTCGACAACCTCGATTCCTACCTCCCCCCGGACCGGTCGCTGTGCGAAATCCGCCTGCTCGCCGTCGAGGAGGAGTTCCGCTACACCCGCATCTCCCAGGGGCTCATCGCCACGCTCGTCCAGCATGCCATCGACTGCGGGCACGACCTCGCCGTGATTTCCGGCACCGTCCGCCAGATCAAGCTCTACAAGTTCCTCGGTTTCGTTCCCTTCGGCCCCCTCGTCGGCACCGAGGATGCGCAATACCAGCCCATGTATCTCACGCTCGAGGCCTACAAGGACCTGAAAGGGCGCTCCCGCTCCTTCGCCAAGGACGAGCCGGAGCTGGCCAACGACGACACCCTGCTCTTCAACTTCCTGCCCGGTCCGGTCGATTTCGCCAAGCAGGTGCAGGAGGTCTATAACGAAAAGCCCTGCTCCCACCGAGGCGACGCCTTCGTAAAGGATTTCCAGAAAGCCCGCGGGTTGCTGTGCGACCTCACCGGGGCGCAGCAGGTTGAAATCCTCATGGGGCCCGGAACGCTGGCCAACGACGCCGTCGCCGCGCAATTGTCGTTGCTTTGCAAGACCGGCCTCATTCTCGTCAGCGGCGAATTCGGGCGCAGGCTCGTCAAGAACGCCAACGGCGCCAAGCTCTTTTTCCACACGTTGGAAATCCCCGAGGGGCAGGCCTTCATGCGCCACGATCTGGAAAAGGAACTCCGCGACCACCCCGATATCGAATGGGTATGGGGAACCCACTGCGAAACCTCCACCGGAGTCCTCAACGACATCGAAATGTATAAGCAGGTTTGCGGCGAGAAAGGCATCAAGCTCTGCATGGACTGCATCAGCTCCATCGGCACCGTCGCGGTCGATCTTTCCGGAGTCTATCTGGCTTCGGGAACCAGCGGAAAGGGGTTGGCCTCGATTTCCGGGCTCTCCATGGTGTTCCACAACCACGATTTCGAACCCGCGCCCGACGATATCCCCTGCGCGCTCGACCTCGGCCTCTACCAGCAGGCCGAAGGCATCCCGTTCACCATCCAGTCGAACCTCGTCTACGCCTTGCTCGCCGCACTTAAATCGCACGACTGGGAAAAGCGCTTCGCCGAAGTCCGCGACTGGTCGAAATCCATCCGCCGCAAGCTCGCGGAAATCGACGCGCCGATTCTGGCCGCCGACGCCTGCGCCATGCCTGCGGTCATCACCATTGCGCTTCCCGAGATCCATTCGTCGGAAACCATCGGCGACAAGCTCAAGGCGCATGGCGTGCTGATCAGCTACCGCAGCCACTACCTGCTTGAACGCAATTGGATCCAGGCCTGCATGATGGGCGCCGAGCACAAGCCGACCGAAAAATTCGTCCGCCTGCTCAAGAAGGAATTGAAAAGGTAA